Part of the Impatiens glandulifera chromosome 8, dImpGla2.1, whole genome shotgun sequence genome is shown below.
TTGGAAGTTCAGAACGAGCAGGATGATCACTTGATAAGCTGCATGCAGTTGTATTacccaacaaaaatatttttattcatttcttgtcctagctagctagctagaaaTTGTAAGTTATCAAACAACAACTTACACCTGCTtcccaataataataatatatacctGAATTAGCAAGTTCCTccatattatatttgttatcaACGGTTCCCTGATCAAGGtacaaaaacaacaacaatacTCATGCAACCAAccattcaataatattattaatatgaacaaaaatggTTGAATCAATTAAGTTTTCAAGCTTACCTCCGACCAACCGGAGGTCGATGCATCAGGTGATCAGTAGGTGGTTCAGTGGCCAATGCCAAAGATCCAAGTGTATCCATTATGAGATTAACCCAAAGAAGCTGAATTCATTCCACCGTAAGTTTTtcccaaacaaaacaaaataaaaagaaccCATTAATTACCTACTATttgtttctttctcttttttctcatGTCAGGTGCGTgcatagattattaattatatttacttGCACTGCATTCAGAGGAACATCACCAGAAGAAACTGCTGCAACAACATTAATAACAAGTGCAACAGCATTGACAATGAGTTGAAACTGGATGAATTTCTGAATGTTTTCATAAACAGAACGCCCCCATCTAACAACCTGCACAGCAAGGAAGGAGATGGCATTCGATGAACAAATTCCAAATTATAATACTTTCCTCACAATTTAAGCAAACAGTGCAACAAATTCTCGCTTTTGAAACAAGGCAACAAGAGTGCGCAAGAAAATTCAAAAAGCAAAGAACCAATTGAGAGATCAAGCCATATTAATAAGCATAGATCGTCTATATTTCAACCTAATAATAAACCAGCATGTACTAGTGACTAACCTTCACAATAGAAGCGAAGTTATCATCCAATATTATTATGTCTGAACTCTCTTTTGCGACTTCTGTTCCTTGGATGCCCCTTGAGAGACCAATATCAGCCTAAAACAAGGATAACATATCACCTTTAAAATCCAAAGGTGAAAAGAAAGGTAACAAACAATTTCAACTgaatagagaaaaataaaaatccaacaGTTGTAAAAATGTACAATAACGATAGAAGATTGATTAAAGATTCACAACTAGGTCAACTAAATAGAGGGAAAAAAGTCTACTATGTAAAAGATTCACATTTGAAATGTATTCTGTATAGTGAGCTAGATAGAGAAACATAACTGCATACAAagaaaattcatattttcattggtttcacaatagaaaaaataagcaatagaagataataatttaaagagCACACTGTCTAAGGAAAATATAATGGTTTGACACAAATACCTCATTCAGTGCGGGGGGCATCATTGATTCCATCTCCTGTTACACCAACAACATGTCCTCTCTTGCGCAAGGCTCGCACAAGGAGCAACATATCATTGGGAGGCGACCTTCCCATTACCTACACATGGAATTAGAATCATTTATTTCCTtacttaaactaattaaataatcatttctTTCCTTACCTGCGCAAGGTCACCTCTATACTTCCCATTCTTGACACAAGCCCAACTGTCAACAGGAATTTCACTATAATTAGAATAAACTATTCAATTGAAAAGTTATTTGTCAAGTAAACAATTGAAAAGTTATTTGTGAAGTAAACAATAATCCAAACATCAAAGTTGATAATCTAACAAAAATGTGATAGAAATGAAGAGGacgaaattaaatataaataaaaatttcatgcAACTTGAGCAAAAGAGACACAATGGAAGTGAATATACACATGTAAAGCATCAAACCTAACATAAACTACTGACAATAATActgtaataataaaattcttttACAATCTTTTTATGCTTCTCATTAGTTATGCCTACGACTTTATCATAAGATATCCAACTGAAAAGAAAGAACAATCAACCTATTATTTTGAATGCAATAATAGAATTTTTAcattataaacaaaatcataaattagtttgaaaacaCATAAACTGTTAGGTTAACCTACATTATTTTACCTTTTGTCCTCCAGCTGTCTAGACACAGTGTAAGTGTAGGTTGAAGAACTTTGTCACCAATGAactatgaaaaaaaacaaaacatagtATACAAAGATGtggaaaataatatatgtatgtatattaaGAGGTGGACGAGAACCATCTTTCACATCATGTCCTTGAACTCAATGCGGCCTTCGTGATTGGGATCAACTAGTATCATCTTCCGACAATGATCGATCTCGCTTCCTTCAGCGAAACCCAACTTCACTAACACGTGTTGCAATTCGTTAGCAGATATGTATCCATCTCCATTTTTGTCAAATACCTTAAATGCTTCTTTGAGATCGACATCCTCTTGTGACTCCCCCCTtccaactaattaattaaatgaaaaattaatacaagaagataaaatgtatgtatgtattaatatataaaattacatgattgtcctcctcttcttcatccCCTTCTAGGCCAAGAAAAGTGTCATTGAGGGAATGGTGAAgatcaaatatcaatttcattttcCAGAAAGTCGTggatttgaataataatatttgtttacacTATGACTGACTCGCTTTGGTCGTGAATCCCAATTCATGATCTTAAAATCTTCCACTTCTAGTGCTCGAGAAACAGAGAATAAGGAAAGAACAAGTTACCAAAACAGAGTAAACCCGGCCATACAATACCGTCGTCATTAAACTGATCAcaagaataaaataaactatCCATCTCGATCATGACCTCAATTCAGCACCTGCACCACACCCATTAACATGTTCTTTTTCTGTTTACTTTACTCAATGATGATTTCTTCTTCTATGCAAAAGACagagatatatatttatagtctaGATAGAGTGTAAAATCAAATTAGGAATTTAATATGTGAATGAAACAAAAGTGTATCTCACCAATGAAAGCCCAATAACGCACCGATGAGCTCTTTTATTGAGAAACATGCTTGTAATAACTTGGAAGCATCTTAATAACCATTTAATCAAAAAACAGAGATTATTTTCAGTGTAAAATTTCAGCAGATATCAGTTTTTATCAATGAGCATTGAGCAACTACATTAACTAAAATTGACTTTCGATTACTTCATGATTTTGATCATAAACTGGTTGTCTTGTGTTAGATAAAGGAAAAATTCTACTTTTACCGGGGAAGATAATTCTCAAACGCCTTCATTCCCACATATAGCAAGCATGTACTCCGCTGGATCTATGCCAAATAGCTCCATAAAGTGTCTAAATACACAGTCATTCCTTTAACACACCCAATAAACATAATAACATTGAGGTTcttcaataattgaaaaaaatggatTCTCTATAAAACATAAGTGACAGACATCAAGTCGAAGCAGATACCTAAAGTGACAATTATCATCGTCGAAACCATTGTCGGTGGGGCAGATTAACTCGAACTCGGGTCTCGTCGCTCTCCTCGATTCGCATAACACCGAGCTCGCCGAACTGGTTGAGaaggatcttcttcttcttcaaacacTCGAAGTCGCCGTGAGTCACCACAATCTTACTATTTTCGCGCTGAGAAATGAGGTGTTAGAGCGAGAACTAGATCTTGAGTTCAAGCGATTCCTTCTCGAGCCTAAGAATTTGAAGTCTCTTCGGACGCTTCTGCTGTTTCACATTATTCCTACGCGGATTAGGTCTAGCAACTTGCCGAGTTCGCCCGAAGAGTTGATTTGGCACAAGACGCTCTATAATGACAATGTTCACTTGATTAGCCATGTGATGGTGGATTTAACTAAGGTCATTCGTCGTGATTTAGGGAATCGAACGATTATTGATATCTAGATCGGCTGAGTTAGGGTTTTCGAaagagagatagggttttcgAAGAGAGTTagcccatttttttttaatgtaatcgAAGAGAGAAATCATAAATGATTTGGATTTAGACAAAATtctaaatctatttaatttaacttgaaaatataaataaattatttaataattaatttattatattatttattttattttatagaatattaattctatttaattaatttaatattaatatttaattgattcaaaatattaataaattttaggtttgagataaatttaaatatacaatttgatttaaataattaatagtcaatattattaaaaattaaaaaagtataaaataaaattaaaagatattaaaataaaattttatctaattattgatttatacaaattttcaaaggaatgataaaataaatttcaaaggTTGGCAAAGATATTAAAGGTTGGtaaaaacatttgttttttctgatttttgccCACGCTTATTAAGCGTTGGCGATTATGTGTCATCCAAAAcctattttgttgtagtgtgtCTTTGACTTCATGatcttcgtattggtagatagagttgaaatcagccaacAGGATTTTCTTGGCAAGTGGATCGGAGTTCATGATCTTAAGGTAGTCTTAGCTCAAGAGAGTTTTTAtgaatagtgaattttgtgAAGTGTTGTGAGGAGTAAAGGGTTGTTTATATAGTCAGGGGTTCGGTTAGATCAATAGGctaagcatgcttagtgatgtcatcgattagttaataggctttaacttgttgaagtgtataatgt
Proteins encoded:
- the LOC124913324 gene encoding calcium-transporting ATPase 9, plasma membrane-type-like, with amino-acid sequence MLVVRWGRSVYENIQKFIQFQLIVNAVALVINVVAAVSSGDVPLNAVQLLWVNLIMDTLGSLALATEPPTDHLMHRPPVGRREPLITNIIWRNLLIQVYIIIIGKQV